The Aspergillus fumigatus Af293 chromosome 3, whole genome shotgun sequence region CCAGCGTCATTGAGGGGATAGGCAAAGGTTAGGCAGACAGAAAAGATCCATGCAACAATACAGTTATCATGAGATGTCTGCATCAAATTGACAGACATTCAATGTAATTGAAGTAAGGTACGGCAGTGaaagaggggggggggaatgATCTCAGAGCGCTACCTACCTTGTAATGCACTTTGTCGTCTGCAGATGGAAGTTGAACCTCCTTGGTAAAGACATCACCACTGCGATCCAACTTCACCGTTTTACCCCAATCATCAAAGCTGCCTGTGACAAATACCTCGTTCGCCGGGTGTGGCCTATAATCAAGCCATATGCGAGAAACCAGTCAGCCATCAAATCCACAAACGGCTATCCGTGTACCGAGTTCCCGACTTTAGCCATCGACGTAGGGCCTGATCGCAGGAGACCCGGCAAAAAAAGAAGCTTGAATTCTACGGGATTTAAGGAAAACTGTCATTCACTCACCATTGGAACGTGTAGCTAcccatcttccagctcgaTGTAGACATACACTGTAGACTGGCGGCGATGTATGATATTCGAACAAACGAGTACTCTGCTGGGTTGCGCAGAGACTTGCTGCAGCTGTAGAAGCAAGGGATCCTCAATTTCCGCGTTGCACTTCTTATTGAACGTGCCGACACACTGTCTGACAGAGATCCTCTTATaatttcttctcctttgtaCTTCGGCTCTCAACAAAGCTATGATATATTAGATATTTGAGAGGCTGGAAAAATCGAGCACGTAGACCACCCTTTTTTTGCGCCGGGGGATCTAGAGCTTTAACTTGGAGCGGGGTGGCGGTGACACAGACCTTTTTGGGTGATTCGTTCGGCGGATTCTGATAGGCCTCGATAGCATTAATGACAATTGGCAGTCGAACTTTTCGCTTCTTTTATGAACTTCCCGGTTCTTAGCTTGAGGTATGAAGACTCCGTGTAGACCGCATTATCTCAAATGCGAAAGAGTCATGATCACTGATTAAATGCTATATCTAGACGAGATATGCTGCTTATCCGGGAGATCCACGAGGACATGTACGTATGGTCTCGGGGGAAATTCCTTTATTTGCCCTTATCAAAATGAACAATCATTCAACTCATCAGTGATGGGCTGGACTTGGGACAGAGAATGTACGTGCTTTGTACTGCCTTCCTCACTGTGCAGCAGTAACTCAGTGGACCCGCGGGGTAAGTTTGATAAAACTTGACATTCCAGTCTCAAGACGCTTTAAGTAATAAGACCTCAGTTTCAACAGTCGCATCATTAAAACTATCAAGTAGATGCATCATTCAATCAATCTCCTGTTGGACTATACAATCTTGATGCGACTGAACTTACACGAGATGTTCAAAACCGAGCTGCAGGAACCTTGTCACAACGGGCGTCGCTGACTATCACCTGCTCAGATACACCACACTTAAGGTACATACAAACCCATACATTGCctgtttgttgcattgaACTCACCACACGTTCATGCTACTCTCCTTGCTTAGGAGACGTTACAAAGATTGAATACCTTGAAAGAACACGGCGCTCCAGTAAGTATCACTAAGGCGAAATCTATCCCTACTTACTTACTCTGTAGAAAAGAAGCATACCGTGAACCAATCGCACCTAGGCATTAGTCTTCAAGCCCAGCATTGATCTTGTGTAAATCAACCATCCATCTGGGGCAGAAGCTACCTAGGTAACGAGACATCCATCCATGGGCGGAAGCTCAGCAAGAACCAGAAACTCTCAAAGAGTTAGAATGTAGTGGCAACTCTTCCACTGGGACGGACACTCAGCGGTACTTTGTTACCACAAATccatgaagatccagaacCGATATTCCGTCGTAGACGTCAGCGATTATTTAGCGTTTGATACTCATGACCTCACCAAGATTGGAGCTGATAGCTTTTCACCACACAATTTTCATCATTCACTTCAAGCCCTATTCGGGTGGAAAGCTATACTGAGAGTAGGCATAACTACGGAGTTAATTATGTGAAAACTTCTCTTCTATCATATTCCCCCTTTTCCATCCCCCTATTGTGGGCAATCTAGATATTCAGCGGAGCCCTTCGGGAACGTCTCTTCTCCGTAAACTGTTAGTCTGTTTTTAGGCCCCGTTCAAACGTTCTAGAAGACACCTGGAAAGGAGTCACATTCCATTAGAAACTTCCGTCCCATGATTTTCATTGTTGGCTTTTCCTCGATAACTAGATGGACCAGGATCAAGTCGGATGGATCCCTTTCTTGAACTAGGCGTTGATTGTTCCCTCCTTAACCTCTTATCGTCTGTTCAAGGCCAGACTATTGCAGAATACACCATCGACTATTGGCGTAGTGTATGGTCTAGCAGGGGGCAATCCGTGACGTCGATCTAAACTGGTGTGATACAGGAGCCGGCGACTTGTCATCACGTCTGTCCTCGCGATGATCATGAGTAGATTTTATGGCAGATAGCTAGGTAGATGAGGAACACACTCGACACCTAAAAGGAGAGAGCACTCTTTAAATATGATTTGCTCTTAGAAATTGATCGTCCTCTGGGAGATGTAGAAGCACAAGCCATAGCAAGCTTTCCGTCACATCCTGCTACTCCCCGCCTTTTCCACTGAttccccctcctcctttcTGCGACCCCTCTGGATCAGTTTATTAGGTATTGCTCCTCTCCCATCTTCCTTTCCACCTTGCTCAGAGTTCCCCTCTATTTTCTCATGcctctttcccctcctcctccctcctaCTACTACCCCTGCCCCTATCTGCTTGGACGGTCTCACCTCGGCTACCGGGCGTCGTCTCTCTCTGAATCCTTGTGTCGGCTTACTCAGAGTCATCATAcgtccatcttcttcacgCGACCCATCAATATAAGAGACAGAGTTTAGGTCGGTAGCTCCATTCCATTTTTCTCAAGCTTCAACCTTCCCTTTTTCCAGTGTCGTACTTGCTGTTTATCATTCCTTGTCCAATACTTCCTGTTTCAAATTGTGCACGCACTTGTTTCCTCTCACTGTAACACAAAAAATTGCAATGAGCGTTCTGCTACTGTCATTACTCAAAGAGAAGGGGTTATAGAAGGAAGCATACGATCATCTTCGGATTGCTGCGTTCTTAAACTCTCCAATTAGGCTTCACTTTGAGATACCCACCCAGTCTTCAGCGGGGACGGTTGCTGTGTGTGCCTTTCAACTCCGCCCCTCCTCACCACtatcttctgctgcttcaaCTTCGACATCTCTCCTCCATTGAAGAACTTCATCTACTATCTTCCCAACTGGACCTCAAGTTCTGTCTTCCTTGCTTTCTAACTCCTACAGACCACTTTCGTCTCTGTCCTTCCACCAGCTCTGCCCGCAACAACCAAGCTCTCCACTTCCCCCGCTCCAAAGTTGGTCGGAACTGTACCATCTCCGGCCTTACAGCCAACAGGATGGCTGATAGCTCTTCTTTCCCGGGTACAAACCCGTTCCTTAAGGTCAGCACGAAAGACGACAAATATTCCCCGATCCAGAAGATAtccgaggaggaagaatatGAGGTGACGTCACCGACCGATCCCACTTTCCGCAGCGCGCACTCCGGGGCTACAGCACCCACTGCTGGAAACTCGTTCAATGGAGACAATGGCTCCAACGAAGGTGGTGAGGGAATACAGTTCAATAGGCCCTTTGATGCAGGATTTGGTCAGGGGAGCGAAGGTCAAGGCGAACACGTCGAGCCTCCCGGAGGAGCTCGCCCAACGGCAGCCGCCAACCAAGGGTTCCCTAACAACTATGCTCTCGGCCGTCGTACCTCTGTATCCGCCGAGTCCCTGAACCCTACCTCTGCTGGCTCAGATAGCTGGACGCCCCCATGTCATCCGAAGACCGAAGAACAGCTTTCGCGTTTGAAAACGGCTGTGAGCAACAATTTCTTGTTTTCTCACCTGGACGACGACCAATTCAGGACTGTACTTGACGCTTTGGTTGAAAAACCCATTCCTGCGAAAGATATCAAGGTGATTTCGCAGGGAGATGCCGGTGATTACTTTTACATAGTGGAGAATGGCCATTTCGATGTCTACATCAACCCCGCGGGCTCAGTCCAACCAGGCCCCGATGGTATTGGCAACAAGGTCAGCACCATTGGTCCTGGAGGCTCCTTTGGTGAACTAGCCTTGATGTACAACGCGCCCCGAGCCGCGACTATTGTCTCAGCAGACCCCAAGAGCACGCTTTGGGCTTTGGACCGCATCACTTTCCGCCGGATTCTCATGGACTCTGCCTTCCAGCGACGCCGCATGTATGAGGCTTTCTTGGAAGAGGTGCCATTACTTTCTTCTCTCAAACCATATGAACGCGCCAAGATTGCCGATGCTCTCGATGCGATTAAATACCCAGCGGGCTCTACAATCATCGAGGAGGGCGCTCCAGGCGATGCTTTCTATCTACTTGAGTCTGGGGAGGCGGAAGCTTTCAAAAAGGACGTGGAGGGCCCCGTCAAGTCGTATAGGAGGGGCGACTTTTTCGGAGAGCTCGCCTTGCTGGACGACAAACCTCGTGCTGCTAGCGTGGTCGCCAAGACCGACGTCAAAGTTGCACGACTTGGTCGCGATGGGTTCAAACGGTTACTGGGGCCTGTGGAGGATATTATGAGAAGGGCTGAATACTCCGCGAAGCCTTCGCCCTCGTGATGCGTTCGATAGACTGGGATAAAGTGGTTGACGTGGAGACATGCTtggtcatcatcatttttAGTTCTTATTCTTGTACCTCGTTTATCGTTCTTTCTTGGGCTCAACGGACACGGTAAAGGCAAGTTTGGTCTTGGGAATATGAAGCGATGAACATGACAGCCTCTCCGATGGATCATTCGGGTTTCACTGTCTCGTTACCGACATAGTAGATTGTCTTTCAAGTGTTGGGATCACACTGAGGACTAAGTTTTAAAACGTTTCATTTGTGCGACTTTGATGCTCGTGTGAGCCGAAACCGGGTTTGTCCTTGTctctttccagcatcaaTTCTTCTGTTCTCTCTTATGGGGGTAAAACGTGGCAAACGTCCCTGTCATCATTACATCTCACTGGCTGCTATTCGAAATTATTTCTTTGGGGTTGTCTGACGAGCATTGGAGGATGTGCGGTGTGCAAACATCCTGTATTGTGACTATGGTTTCTTCCTGTGCAAATATACACCGAATGCTGTTGACGAGCCAGTCCTATTCTGCTTAGTTTCTGAACATATATGTAACATGAACATTCTGCTTGTTGAACCATCAGTCGAAGCATTAGTCCGAGTCCAGAGGCGTTTAGTCTCACGCCAATAAGCAACTCTATATAGGCACAACAGCCTCTGGCACTTGAAACCCGGTCTACAACAGGTGAAACGTAGGCAAAAGTCCACTCACGTCCATCACCGTGCAACCACTAAATCACTTCTTAAAACCCACTTCTCGCCCTCGGTGACCTCCCTACCCTCATGCAAAAGACACCTTTCCCCATGCCGATGCAGCAGCGCCATCCCCACCTCCGGCGCCACCGCAATAGGCTCCGGGTTGCGATTCGCGCCGGTGGGCTCAGGGTAGAAGACTGTCTCCCCTCCCGTACAGTTCGTCAAGTAGACCAGGAGGGTCCAGGTTGTTCGAGCCTGCTGCAGCTTATGTTGAGGAGACTCGAACGCAACCACATTCGAGTCATCGTCTAGCAATTCACTCAGCCCATCTCATCCCCAAAAAAGAGGAAGGACaaagagagggggggggggggggggacaTACAGTGCTGGGCGAAGAACTGGCCTCTTGAATACCGATATACCCTGATATTTGCATTTAGACCAAGCGGCTCCCCGCCCCAGATCTCCCTGTTTGAGCGTGGCTGCCCGTCGCCATCCTGGTCCTCGTCAACAGCACCGCTCACCAGCTCCCTCAGCGCCGTCCCGCTCCACAGCCTCTCGGCGAAGTCGGCATCCTGTATCTGGAACCGGTCATTGACACGGACGGCCTCGCCCTTTTTGGGTTTGCTGGGAGTGGTGGTGAGTGGGAGCGACGCTAGGAAGAAGGCGTAGGTTTTGCAGAGGGAGGAGGGCAGGAAGTTGCGGATTAAGTAGATTTGATCGTGGAGGAGGGATTCTAGGGAAAGGTTTGATGAAGGGATGAGGGGCCGGAGGGGAGGCCAGTTGGGTTTTGGATGATCTGGAGGTTGGGATTTGGGCTTTGGGTGCTGCTTCTTGGATTTGGGAGGCATTTTCGTTTCTCTCTTCGTCTGGTTATTTGCGCCTAGGTTTGAGATGGTTTTAACACTGGTTTTGGGTAAATCGTGACAATCAGCCTAGACTCCTCAGATAGAGCTGATGGAGTATAATTCTTGGCATAGACAAAACCCGATACGCGAATTGTGGAATATTTCGGTCTGAGATTTGCAGAGCTTGGATTTTGTAGTTATTTTCCTTGAGTTTAACTCTCTCTACAGGTGCAGAGTTGTGATCTTCTATACTGTGGCAGTGTGGGATTAAGTGAACGAGTAGAAGTAGCAGCTTCAAGATATGTATGATATGTGACATCTCATGAGTATATAGTCTTCTTGTCCTCTACAATCGAAGAGCTTTTCTCGATCGCTACCTCTCCTATTTCTCTTGAATTTCCGTCGCATATATTATATCGATTCCACGATGAACTACCATTTCATCATTCTACTGTAGCTACCAAGGATGGAGGACGGCTTAGCCATGCAGATATAGACAGAAAACTAAACCTCAGAAGCGTAGTTCACTTCTAGGTCCATGGAAGCAAAGGTCAGAACTAAGATAGGATTGAGCCTTTCTCAACGAATTAGAAGTGGACCGTAGTGAAGGAGTGGACTTCTCAGAACAAAAGAAACATGGGCCGGGGGGGCGCCTTGAAAAAGAAATTTCATACCTCCGTACTCTCCAAAATCCATACAATGATCGTTACAGTCATGAAGATTTCATCCTTGTGCCGACTTCTTTCTGTCCCAATGTTCAAGACTGGTCTGAGACTGAAATAAATCTTTGTAGGCACACACTCAAGTAACTGAGTGACTGGTACTTATTAGTGGTGAATACCTGAAGCATCCATGTGTTACTCCGTAGTCGGGATTACGGTGAACGACCGTGGCCAGTACCGCGAGAAACCGGCAGAAAAAAACAGCAGAAAACTTCGTTTCCTTCCAATCAGCATCGGCTTCTGTTAAATCTTCCCCAGCCCAACTTCCGTTCTGAATGGCTTCTTGTTCTCACCGCCctgtttctcctctccctgccTGTCCGTCTCCTCCAAGACAGCATCGAGCATCTTAAGTACCCAGCAGCCTGTCATGTCGTCGTCGCAGACCATGACAGCGCCGGCGGTGGGCCATCGACCTCCTGATGCAGGTCCAGATATGTCGTCCCTGTTCGAATATGGCCGccctcaccatcaccatcaccaagaaggccaagagccgcaacagcagcagcaggaacaaCAGAACCACCAGCAACAGCGAGACAACGGCTCTTTCTCCCCGCGCAGCGACTCCGCAAACCGCGCTCTGCACGATTCTACATCTAACAATTCTGTCTCTCCCCGCGGTttaccctcttcttccggtATGAATGGCATCAAGTCCGAATCCAGTGATGCAGGGAACGATTTCGCCGGCGCTCAGCCAGATTATCAGAATGATCTCCGCCGCCAGTCCGCCGCCAGCGCCCTTCTGGCTCAACTCCTCGGCAACCAATCTTCTGCGCCTCCCGCCAGCACCGAAACACAGCCTGCAGaatcctcatcttccacaaATAATCCACTAAATCCGACCGAAAACTCTGAAAATAATCCCTCAGATCAAATCGCGGGTGGCCAAGGATCGACAAGCGTTTCTACGGAGATCACTGCGCCCGCAGAGTCGGCCGCCAGCCAAGACCAATTTTCCACATCAACTGACTTACCACGCTTGCCGGGAGATGGAGAGAAAAATCGCGAAGAGAGACCCGCTGATATGTCGTTTTCGAAATCCGAGGAATCTGGGAATCATGGAGTTAATACAGTGATGAACACGCCGGATCCTGCAGAAGGTTTGACGGATCCTATGATGTTCTCCAAGACGGTCTTGAACGACTCAGATCTTTTCACACCTTTTGATATCGCATCTGCCGGAAAGAATCCCTTCGACAACGAGATGCTTACATCGGCTTATCTGTCTCAATCTGCCGACCTCTCAGCATTCGGGTATTCGACAGGTCATTTGCAGGGTGG contains the following coding sequences:
- the pkaR gene encoding cyclic nucleotide-binding domain-containing protein — its product is MADSSSFPGTNPFLKVSTKDDKYSPIQKISEEEEYEVTSPTDPTFRSAHSGATAPTAGNSFNGDNGSNEGGEGIQFNRPFDAGFGQGSEGQGEHVEPPGGARPTAAANQGFPNNYALGRRTSVSAESLNPTSAGSDSWTPPCHPKTEEQLSRLKTAVSNNFLFSHLDDDQFRTVLDALVEKPIPAKDIKVISQGDAGDYFYIVENGHFDVYINPAGSVQPGPDGIGNKVSTIGPGGSFGELALMYNAPRAATIVSADPKSTLWALDRITFRRILMDSAFQRRRMYEAFLEEVPLLSSLKPYERAKIADALDAIKYPAGSTIIEEGAPGDAFYLLESGEAEAFKKDVEGPVKSYRRGDFFGELALLDDKPRAASVVAKTDVKVARLGRDGFKRLLGPVEDIMRRAEYSAKPSPS